DNA from Jeotgalibacillus haloalkalitolerans:
TTATTATGATCAGAAGGCGAGCGGAGAATCTGTGAGCCGTGTTGTCAATGACACGGGGATTGTAAAAGATCTGATTTCACAGCACTTCCCTCAGTTTATTACGGGGATTATCACGATCATTGGTGCCGTGATTATTCTTTTAGTAATGGACTGGCGGATGACACTTCTTATGCTGATCTCAGTGCCGGTCACTGTCGGGATTATGATTCCACTCGGCAGGCAGATGTCTAAGATTTCACGCGGACTGCAGGATGAGACAGCTGATTTTACAGGTAAGATCCAGCAGACGTTGAGTGAAATCAGGTTAATGAAAGCATCCAATGCAGAAACATTTGAAGCGGCAAAAGGAAAAGGCGGCATCCGGAACTTACTAATGTTCGGTCTGAAAGAGATGAGAATTTTTGCGATTGTCGGACCCCTGATTTATCTGGTAATGATGGCTGTGATTGTAGTGATTATCGGATATGGCGGGATTCGTGTCGCTGAAGGATCAATGACGACAGGTTCGCTGGTTGCATTCCTGCTGTATCTGTTTCAGATTGTCTTCCCGATTACGTCATTTGCGATGTTTTTTACACAGCTTCAAAAAGCAAAGGGTGCAACAGAACGGATTATTGGCATCATTGATCTCACGCCTGAGGACGGACGCAGCGGGGATGAGTTGGATATCAGCGGGATGCCGGTTCATGTCCGCAATGTTTCGTTTGCATATGAAGCAGGTGAGCCGATCCTCTCAAATGTGTCTTTTGACGCTGAGCCCGGTGAGATGGTCGCTTTTGCAGGACCGAGCGGCGGCGGAAAAACAACGATGTTTGGCCTGCTTGAACGCTTTTATGAGCCGTCAGACGGTGGCATTTTTATCGGCGGCACACCAGTAACGGACCTTTCAATGGATGCGTGGCGCAGTCAGATCGGCTATGTGTCACAGGATAGCCCAATGATGGCGGGGACGATCCGGGATAATTTAACGTATGGATTGAATGATGCTGATTCGATAGGTGATGAGCGGTTGTGGGAGGTTGCTGCAATGGCTTATGCTGAACCATTTATCAGAGAGTTTCCGGAAGGGCTCGATACTCAGGTTGGCGAGCGCGGTGTGAAGCTTTCAGGCGGTCAGCGTCAGCGGATTGCGATTGCAAGAGCCTTTCTGAGAGATCCGAAAATCCTGATGATGGATGAAGCCACTGCCAGTCTTGACAGTCAGTCTGAAGCGATTGTGCAGCAGGCACTCAGCAGGCTGATGGAAGGACGTACTACGTTTATTATTGCGCACCGGCTGTCGACGATTGTGGATGCTGATAAGATTATTTTTATTGAAAAAGGACGGATCACAGGGATCGGCACGCATCATCAGCTGATCCAGACGCATCCGCTTTACAGAGAGTTTGCGGAGCAGCAGCTGGCATAGAAAAAGGATGGCGATTGTGCCATCCTTTTTTAATCGTTGCACTGCGCTTCGGGCGGACGCGTTCCGGACGGCGGGCGCTGAGCCTCCTCAACGCTAAGCGTTTCCGGGGTCTCAGCTGTCCCGCTTTTCGTCCCGGAGTCGCCGCCCTCCGCTCCGTTCCACTATGATCGTTTTCACTCAAATGAAGCTGATATCATTTGCGCCACTATCGATCTTTTCAAATGCAGCAGTTCTTTAAACCCTGAATCATACTTATCCCAGCAGTCTCTTCGCTTCCATAAACCGCTGACCTGCTGTAAACAGCTCGACTGCAAAGAAGGCGAGCGTTGTCCATAAGACAATGGACGGTGCGAGCATCATGACGCTCAGGAAGATAAATCCTTCTGTCCGTTCTGCAAGTCCAGCCTGATAGCGGAATGATTTTACGCCGTTATTTTCAGAGACGCTGCCTACAGTCAGGAAGATCGTCATTGAAATCACAATTGACGCCATTAAAAGCAATGCAGCCCACATAATATCCGGATAGAGAAATGCTACGCCAAGGATGACGCTGATCTCGACAATCCGGTCAAAGGTGACGTCCATGACTGTGCCGAATGGTGAAGTTTTAGTGGCACGTGCCATTGAACCGTCTACTGCATCTAAAAACCCGGATAACCATAATACGATCACAGCGATCACAGGAAACCCAAGATAATAAATCAGACCTGAAGCTGAGCCGATGATAAAAGCGCCGATTGTGACCTGATTGGCTGTCCAGCCAAATGTCAGGAAGCGGTCAGCTGTTTTACGGATAGCCGGTTCGGCGTACTTTCTTCCATATGTATCAAGCAGTGTCTACACCCCCTACTCCTTTTTATCTTCTTTTTGGAGGCCGAGCCAGACGGCCATTCTTTTCCTGAATATAATCGGGATGGTAATGACCACCACGAAGAATGTCAATCCAAGGAGGATAACCCTCATATCCCCTTCTGCCAGACTTGATCCCAGAAAGATATAGCCAAATGTTCCGGGCAGAATTCCGATAATCGTCGCCAGCGTAAAGGCTTTGAGCTTTACATTTGCAAGACCGGCAGAATAGCTGACCAGATCGAAGTTTAACAGTGGCGCAAGCCTTAAAAGAAGAACATATAAAAATCCCTTCTCCTCCATTTTAGCGGTGACCAGCTGCACCCTGGGGTCCTGAATTTTCTTGATAAAGGAATGGTTAAATCTTCTGGCAATCAGATAAGCGACGATTGCACTGAGCACCGCGCCAATCATTGTATAGATAAACCCGAAAATCGCTCCAAAAGCAAGTCCCCCTGCAATCGAGAGGATAGAGGCAGGAAACAATATAATCGGCCTAAACGCGTATATGACGATAAACAGCAGCGGTCCCCACCAGCCGATGGACTGGATCCACTGCTGAATATCTGTTGGCGACACATTCAGATAGGTCCTGTTGAACCAGAACAGGAAGATAGCGATGAGACATACGCTTACTGCCGCTGTAATTGTTTTTCTTCTCATCCCCTCTCCCCTTTCTGATTCGTTTAAAACTCTTTAAAATACAGGATTTCATCCCGCGGGATTACAACGAACCCTTCCTTTTGTGACTGAACATCATCTGCCGGAATTGTAACGCGGCGGCCGGACCTGAGCTTCACGTGTGCGAATCTTCGGCCGAAGTTGTATGTTTCATTTACCCATTCTGCTGCAAAGCATTCCCCGGTCTCAGTTTTTTCTGCAGACCATGCTGCTTTTTCAGCGGGACAGTACCGCTTCTCATCCAGTACAATCACATCTGAATACAGGGAGGCTACGAGTGCATTGTGGGGCGTGTGATACAGCTCACCGGGAGATCCGATCTGCTGGATGCGCCCTTCTGCCATGACTGCCGTTCTGTCTCCGAGCAGCATGGCTTCTTCCTTATCATGCGTCACAAAAATAGATGTCATCTGCTCTTTTTTCAAAAATGTTCTGACCCATTCTCTTAACTCTTTTCTAAGACCCGGGTCAAGGCTTGAAAAGGGTTCATCAAGGAGAAGGAGCTTCGGCTTCAGCAGCATAGCCCGGACGAGTGCTGCCCGCTGCTGCTGTCCGCCGGAGAGTTCATGCGGATATTGATTGACCTGTTTTTCAAGTCCCACTTCTTTTAAATAGCTGCGCGCCATGTCATTGGCATGCTTTTTCCCATCCGTAATCTTTTTACCATAAGCCACATTTTCAAGCAGTGTCATATGCGGAAAAAGTAAAGCCTGCTGAAACACCATGCC
Protein-coding regions in this window:
- a CDS encoding ABC transporter ATP-binding protein; translated protein: MSLPYLQVNRVSKKFDTTDIFSDLSFSLQKGEILSLAGPSGTGKSTLLRCIAGLDFFSDGEALLEGADLLHQPVKKRPVGMVFQQALLFPHMTLLENVAYGKKITDGKKHANDMARSYLKEVGLEKQVNQYPHELSGGQQQRAALVRAMLLKPKLLLLDEPFSSLDPGLRKELREWVRTFLKKEQMTSIFVTHDKEEAMLLGDRTAVMAEGRIQQIGSPGELYHTPHNALVASLYSDVIVLDEKRYCPAEKAAWSAEKTETGECFAAEWVNETYNFGRRFAHVKLRSGRRVTIPADDVQSQKEGFVVIPRDEILYFKEF
- a CDS encoding CDP-alcohol phosphatidyltransferase family protein; the protein is MLDTYGRKYAEPAIRKTADRFLTFGWTANQVTIGAFIIGSASGLIYYLGFPVIAVIVLWLSGFLDAVDGSMARATKTSPFGTVMDVTFDRIVEISVILGVAFLYPDIMWAALLLMASIVISMTIFLTVGSVSENNGVKSFRYQAGLAERTEGFIFLSVMMLAPSIVLWTTLAFFAVELFTAGQRFMEAKRLLG
- a CDS encoding TVP38/TMEM64 family protein, with the protein product MRRKTITAAVSVCLIAIFLFWFNRTYLNVSPTDIQQWIQSIGWWGPLLFIVIYAFRPIILFPASILSIAGGLAFGAIFGFIYTMIGAVLSAIVAYLIARRFNHSFIKKIQDPRVQLVTAKMEEKGFLYVLLLRLAPLLNFDLVSYSAGLANVKLKAFTLATIIGILPGTFGYIFLGSSLAEGDMRVILLGLTFFVVVITIPIIFRKRMAVWLGLQKEDKKE
- a CDS encoding ABC transporter ATP-binding protein — encoded protein: MTQNEAGIKPFIQLILSTKIPRLALTFGLVGSILTTLVGLTIPLLTRELVDGFSVSLSGWLVAAIAIVFIVQALIDGGSTYLLGYTGQVVVARLREQMWEKMIRLPVSYYDQKASGESVSRVVNDTGIVKDLISQHFPQFITGIITIIGAVIILLVMDWRMTLLMLISVPVTVGIMIPLGRQMSKISRGLQDETADFTGKIQQTLSEIRLMKASNAETFEAAKGKGGIRNLLMFGLKEMRIFAIVGPLIYLVMMAVIVVIIGYGGIRVAEGSMTTGSLVAFLLYLFQIVFPITSFAMFFTQLQKAKGATERIIGIIDLTPEDGRSGDELDISGMPVHVRNVSFAYEAGEPILSNVSFDAEPGEMVAFAGPSGGGKTTMFGLLERFYEPSDGGIFIGGTPVTDLSMDAWRSQIGYVSQDSPMMAGTIRDNLTYGLNDADSIGDERLWEVAAMAYAEPFIREFPEGLDTQVGERGVKLSGGQRQRIAIARAFLRDPKILMMDEATASLDSQSEAIVQQALSRLMEGRTTFIIAHRLSTIVDADKIIFIEKGRITGIGTHHQLIQTHPLYREFAEQQLA